A stretch of Blautia liquoris DNA encodes these proteins:
- a CDS encoding aldo/keto reductase: MYQASSKRYESMFYPHAGISGLKLPAISLGFWHNFGDTASYDNMKELTFTAFDHGITHFDLANNYGPAPGSAEKNLGRILRENFQAYRDELVISTKAGYDMWDGPYGNWGSRKYLMASLDQSLRRMGLDYVDIFYHHRMDPDTPLAETMGALSQAVTSGKALYVGLSNYDGETLKRAAAILDDLHCPFIINQNRYNIFDRTIEKNGLKETSVKLGKGIISFSPLEQGLLTDRYLHGIPDHSRIKTDGRFLNASSLTEKRMSQIHRLNDLAKRRGQTLAEMSLAWILRDGEVTSVLIGASMSSQILDNIKALENTNFTKEELRKIDEISLE, encoded by the coding sequence ATGTATCAGGCTTCATCCAAACGTTATGAATCGATGTTTTATCCTCATGCTGGAATCAGCGGGCTTAAGCTTCCGGCGATATCTCTGGGATTCTGGCATAATTTCGGCGACACTGCCTCTTACGATAACATGAAAGAACTGACTTTCACTGCCTTCGACCATGGGATTACACACTTTGACCTTGCAAATAATTATGGACCTGCACCCGGAAGCGCCGAGAAGAATCTCGGACGGATTCTAAGAGAAAACTTCCAGGCATATCGCGATGAACTGGTGATCAGTACCAAGGCCGGTTACGATATGTGGGACGGCCCCTACGGAAACTGGGGAAGCCGCAAATATCTTATGGCAAGTCTCGATCAGAGCCTGAGACGTATGGGGCTTGATTATGTGGATATCTTCTATCATCACCGCATGGACCCTGACACTCCGCTTGCGGAAACCATGGGTGCGCTCTCACAGGCCGTGACAAGCGGAAAAGCACTTTACGTGGGACTGTCCAACTATGACGGAGAGACACTTAAAAGAGCGGCAGCCATTCTGGATGATCTGCACTGCCCATTTATCATCAATCAGAACCGTTACAACATCTTTGATCGGACGATCGAGAAGAACGGACTGAAAGAGACCTCTGTCAAACTCGGGAAAGGGATTATTTCTTTTAGTCCGCTGGAACAGGGACTGCTCACGGACCGGTATCTGCATGGAATCCCGGATCACAGCCGAATCAAGACAGACGGTCGTTTCCTGAACGCTTCTTCGCTGACCGAGAAACGTATGTCACAGATCCACAGGCTGAATGATCTCGCCAAAAGGCGTGGACAGACCCTGGCGGAAATGTCGCTTGCCTGGATTCTACGTGACGGAGAAGTCACAAGTGTCCTGATCGGTGCTTCGATGTCTTCCCAGATCCTTGACAATATCAAGGCACTGGAGAATACGAACTTTACAAAAGAAGAACTGAGAAAGATTGATGAAATATCATTAGAATAA
- a CDS encoding FtsX-like permease family protein has product MNKDKKTLWRDIHRSIRESKWRFLSIAGFMALGSFILVGLSVTGPDMRTTAGNYINRLHVADLAVVSDFGLDKTDQKIIDQIKGTTGIEYGYQQDVTVKDTDKSFRVFSLPEQISDVRLVEGKIPKSEDEIALDYDHAGDYKIGDTIAFTEKENVFGKKTLKQDRFKVTGYIYSGEIISRTNMGSSTEGSGELKGYATVKPNAFDSDVYMAARMNFKDTAKLDPYSKAYEDKIQTHKDELGKLLKDQPEIRMKSMTQEYQKQIDERRRQIAESKKKLRDVQHQLTDAKEKLENTKSQLAENEGELNGKVAAASGKILNGKNQVASAKSSLKTAQSQLKKGKKQLNSGKVSVSESGDQLEMVRQQLQSAKVDLDQANSELQVAPETIAQAKQQIKARYRKLAENQNQMLDLQGQNALLENELGKQQAEYSRREKEVEHLQSEYDTLVKDWEQALKQLNEAKVKHDTAKATFVQQDNKKTEYENRLNRLLSQIDTTEDPDKKKELKDQYDQLSQQYHTFVAGDYDAAVKARDLALAKVDELQPKADQAKERADSKNSELKQEKSSLQDASDALNRSNTHLQELRDQMNQINQQIQDAKAGLVQDEEQLSKKEAEYQEALKEYNQGIATYNQSKRNYYNSLSAWKTAVVSLNKNSAQYKKNVNRLRQAQAELESRGEDLAKAQNQMGSEKAGGEEQLTDARKELEDSEKEYQQRTQEFQEKKPDAEQVIREQEEKLDETQQILDGLKAPMYLVNGRKEMPGAEGYKVYDSISRIMDSLAMVIPIVLYLIAAVFIWSTITSFIEEEHENTEKQKAPACNEGNVTKRYLYYSLSASLTGAVLGIMLGHILLPRIVCDAYKAGFTLPKIKLQFHPGITLAALVLALISAALPVRIATVKKPRRHPMRHPKRMWMTIIGVTGTVSLLFAGFSVRSSIAGTNEKQFGVLGQMMKVLIIIATILGILIYYHLADISVSERIRETSSAPRIGSRKILLLTAVGIAAGFAIGEVLHQSILKVVSPDAAVFDSALSATPFVVPAVMIAVFTVLLGIYVKHKLKYAVKQADMPETYQANE; this is encoded by the coding sequence ATGAATAAAGATAAGAAAACACTGTGGAGAGATATCCATCGGTCAATACGAGAATCAAAGTGGCGCTTCCTGTCAATCGCCGGATTCATGGCACTTGGCTCCTTTATCCTGGTCGGTTTATCCGTTACAGGACCAGATATGCGCACTACCGCAGGGAATTATATTAACCGGTTACATGTCGCTGATCTTGCGGTTGTCAGCGATTTTGGACTGGACAAGACGGACCAGAAAATCATAGACCAGATAAAAGGGACGACGGGCATAGAGTATGGATATCAGCAGGATGTGACCGTAAAAGATACGGATAAGAGCTTCCGTGTGTTTTCACTTCCGGAGCAGATTTCAGACGTTCGCCTCGTAGAAGGCAAGATTCCCAAAAGTGAGGACGAGATTGCTCTGGATTATGACCATGCCGGAGATTATAAGATTGGCGATACGATAGCATTTACAGAGAAAGAAAATGTTTTCGGAAAGAAAACACTGAAACAGGACAGGTTCAAAGTGACCGGATACATATACTCCGGAGAGATCATTTCCAGAACCAATATGGGATCTTCCACCGAAGGTTCCGGCGAACTTAAAGGGTACGCCACAGTAAAACCGAATGCGTTTGATTCCGACGTCTATATGGCTGCCCGCATGAACTTCAAAGACACTGCAAAACTGGATCCATATTCAAAAGCATACGAGGACAAGATTCAAACCCACAAGGATGAGCTTGGCAAACTTTTAAAAGATCAGCCTGAGATTCGTATGAAATCGATGACACAAGAGTATCAAAAGCAAATCGATGAAAGACGCCGGCAGATCGCAGAGAGCAAAAAGAAACTTCGGGATGTACAACATCAGCTTACGGATGCAAAGGAGAAGCTGGAGAATACGAAAAGTCAGCTCGCTGAAAATGAAGGAGAGTTAAACGGAAAGGTGGCAGCTGCCAGCGGCAAGATATTAAACGGGAAGAATCAGGTTGCCAGTGCGAAATCCTCCCTTAAGACGGCGCAGAGCCAACTAAAAAAGGGGAAAAAGCAGTTAAATTCCGGGAAAGTTTCGGTCAGCGAGAGCGGTGATCAGCTGGAGATGGTGAGACAACAGCTCCAATCGGCGAAAGTAGATCTGGACCAGGCCAACAGTGAACTTCAGGTGGCACCGGAGACGATCGCACAGGCAAAACAACAGATTAAGGCGCGATACCGCAAGTTAGCGGAAAACCAGAATCAGATGTTGGATCTGCAAGGGCAAAATGCCCTCCTTGAAAATGAACTGGGCAAGCAGCAGGCGGAATATAGCAGGCGGGAAAAGGAAGTCGAACATCTTCAGTCCGAATATGATACGCTAGTGAAAGATTGGGAACAGGCCTTAAAGCAGCTGAATGAGGCAAAAGTGAAACATGATACTGCCAAAGCCACTTTTGTACAGCAGGACAACAAGAAGACAGAATACGAGAACAGACTTAATCGTCTCCTTTCACAGATTGACACTACAGAAGATCCAGATAAAAAGAAGGAACTTAAGGATCAGTATGATCAGTTAAGTCAGCAGTACCATACATTCGTAGCGGGAGATTATGATGCGGCCGTGAAAGCAAGAGATCTGGCTTTGGCAAAGGTAGATGAACTGCAGCCAAAGGCAGATCAGGCAAAGGAAAGGGCCGACAGCAAGAATTCAGAATTAAAACAGGAAAAAAGCAGTTTACAAGATGCCTCCGATGCCTTAAATCGAAGCAATACACATCTACAGGAATTAAGAGATCAGATGAATCAGATCAATCAACAGATTCAGGATGCGAAGGCGGGACTTGTACAAGACGAGGAACAGCTTTCCAAGAAGGAAGCAGAATATCAGGAAGCCTTAAAAGAGTACAATCAGGGGATTGCCACGTATAATCAGAGCAAGAGAAACTACTATAACAGCTTATCCGCATGGAAGACAGCAGTCGTTTCTCTGAACAAAAACTCTGCGCAGTACAAGAAAAATGTCAATAGACTTCGTCAGGCACAAGCGGAGCTTGAGAGCAGAGGAGAAGATCTGGCCAAGGCTCAAAATCAGATGGGTTCTGAAAAGGCAGGCGGCGAAGAACAACTGACAGATGCCAGAAAAGAACTGGAGGACAGTGAGAAAGAGTATCAGCAAAGAACGCAGGAATTCCAGGAGAAAAAGCCGGATGCAGAGCAGGTAATTCGAGAACAGGAGGAGAAGCTGGATGAGACACAGCAGATTCTGGATGGTTTAAAGGCCCCCATGTATTTAGTAAATGGCCGTAAAGAGATGCCGGGAGCAGAAGGATATAAAGTCTATGACAGCATTTCTCGAATCATGGACTCTCTGGCGATGGTAATTCCGATCGTTTTATACCTCATTGCGGCAGTATTCATATGGTCCACGATCACCAGTTTTATCGAAGAAGAGCATGAGAATACAGAAAAGCAAAAAGCACCGGCCTGTAACGAAGGGAATGTGACAAAGAGGTATCTCTATTATAGTCTGAGTGCGAGTCTTACAGGAGCTGTTCTTGGCATTATGCTGGGACACATCCTTCTGCCACGGATCGTATGCGATGCATATAAGGCCGGATTCACCCTGCCGAAGATCAAATTGCAGTTTCATCCGGGGATCACGCTGGCTGCCCTTGTACTTGCACTGATAAGCGCAGCACTTCCTGTGAGGATCGCAACAGTAAAAAAGCCGCGGCGGCACCCGATGAGACATCCAAAGAGGATGTGGATGACGATCATCGGCGTTACAGGCACGGTTTCCCTCCTTTTTGCCGGATTCAGTGTCCGGTCTTCGATTGCCGGGACGAACGAGAAACAATTCGGCGTTCTCGGTCAGATGATGAAAGTACTGATTATCATAGCGACAATACTTGGAATCTTGATTTACTATCATCTGGCAGACATAAGCGTTTCAGAGCGGATCCGAGAAACATCTTCCGCCCCGAGGATCGGCTCCCGGAAGATTCTGTTGCTGACGGCAGTTGGAATCGCTGCCGGATTCGCGATTGGCGAAGTCCTGCATCAATCGATTCTAAAAGTCGTATCGCCGGACGCTGCCGTGTTCGATTCGGCACTGTCAGCCACACCATTTGTGGTGCCGGCCGTCATGATCGCCGTGTTCACGGTTCTGCTGGGCATATATGTGAAACACAAGCTGAAATATGCAGTGAAACAGGCAGATATGCCGGAGACATACCAAGCAAACGAATAA
- a CDS encoding phage holin family protein, whose translation MDLTFLTNYINPIILGICLLVGFVIKTAIPRLPNRYIPLSALILGVVIAIVMNYPGINAEVVLGGMISGLASTGLYEMLRNLLDRDGQKKPEIPEQDHIEGK comes from the coding sequence ATGGATCTAACATTTTTGACAAATTATATCAACCCGATAATTTTAGGTATTTGTCTGCTCGTAGGATTTGTAATTAAAACTGCGATTCCCAGACTGCCGAACCGGTACATACCGTTGTCTGCGCTGATTCTGGGAGTTGTGATTGCCATCGTCATGAATTATCCCGGCATCAATGCGGAGGTCGTTCTCGGTGGCATGATAAGCGGTCTGGCAAGTACTGGTCTATATGAGATGTTGCGGAACTTATTAGACAGAGACGGACAGAAGAAACCAGAGATACCGGAACAAGATCACATAGAGGGCAAATAA
- a CDS encoding phage tail spike protein codes for MYTIVATVDGEQYPLHNPRSRDLIVGDPYFEIGDNINGQAEFKVFPNHPYYDLVKKLTTEIIFLNNEKEEFRGRVLYDNESFDGTKEVFVEGQLAYLCDSVQRPKVYHNISVKGYLQDLLDNHNMQVEERKQFQLGRVSVVDSNDSLYRYSNYNDTRFCIKDKLTDRLGGHLGVRWVNGIRFLDYLSDTDFYEKSDQAIEFGKNLLDYSKNMDATNLATCIIPLGARLDEEEQDPTLQEQRVTITSVNGGVDYVTDDNAVTEYGKIYKTVIWDDVTVPSNLKKKGEEYLKSTQYEKMILELKAIDLGLKDEEINRLHIGSQVRCISKPNGMDQWMPVSKLKINLTKFADNTFTLGSETNNTSYTSSNNQATANMLDTINMLPTKREIIEAAMRDATDLINDYTTRGHAIHTPNEFIISDTEGVEDATQLWRWGLGGLAHYSYGYDGPADGVAITMDGEINGKMIMAESILAESIDIGYRTEVETKIGNGDQYVAETLENSIKNVENRIDMNVFSTKNKLSRIEYVKDGEQETISLSSFKITGEATLTKEEFLKLNCLKLTFSNSGTMYLEQDLGSLPAGNYHIELTIAYPSDSNGRVNYRPNQISYGFSDWWITDPLSGYKPDTLYTLKTDVKITAEKKAIHIGVSGGNVGICYITNVRCMRDVREMIEHNEAQISLVSDSIAAEVTRASKSEGNLSSKITQTAEAITSEIVRAKGAESTLSSSIIQTAEAITSKVTKGDVESLIEQKADSIRMKADKISWGSVYSAMTEDGKLSCRNAEVSGKVLSGDKNSRWVYLDGEGRLTAGYQDLEYGSIDGSYPNDGLSINGNKILILADHFAIGTNNPQVGYATAADKTIEYISSIDIQDEKVTYEKKTMRFKNGIMIMS; via the coding sequence ATGTATACCATTGTTGCAACTGTGGATGGGGAGCAGTATCCCCTTCACAATCCACGGTCAAGAGACTTGATTGTAGGCGATCCATACTTTGAAATAGGGGACAATATCAACGGACAGGCAGAATTTAAAGTATTTCCAAATCATCCATATTATGACCTTGTTAAAAAGCTTACAACCGAAATTATATTCTTAAATAATGAAAAAGAGGAATTTCGGGGCAGAGTTTTGTACGACAACGAATCCTTTGATGGTACGAAAGAAGTATTTGTGGAAGGCCAGCTGGCTTATCTCTGCGATAGTGTACAGAGACCAAAGGTATATCATAATATTTCCGTAAAAGGATATTTACAGGATTTACTGGATAACCATAATATGCAGGTGGAGGAGCGGAAACAATTTCAACTGGGAAGGGTTTCAGTTGTGGATTCAAATGATTCCCTTTATCGGTACTCCAATTACAATGATACACGTTTTTGTATCAAGGACAAACTGACTGATCGTTTGGGTGGTCACCTGGGTGTCCGGTGGGTCAATGGTATACGCTTTCTGGACTACTTATCGGATACTGATTTCTACGAGAAGAGCGATCAGGCGATAGAATTTGGAAAGAATCTGCTGGATTATTCAAAAAACATGGATGCCACAAACCTTGCCACTTGCATTATTCCCCTGGGTGCGCGTCTGGATGAGGAAGAACAGGATCCAACACTACAGGAGCAGAGAGTTACGATTACAAGTGTTAATGGGGGCGTTGATTATGTGACAGATGACAATGCTGTTACAGAATATGGTAAGATCTACAAGACAGTTATCTGGGATGATGTCACGGTTCCTTCTAATTTAAAAAAGAAAGGCGAGGAATATCTGAAATCCACGCAATATGAAAAAATGATCCTGGAGCTGAAAGCAATTGACTTAGGGTTAAAAGATGAAGAAATTAATCGGCTGCATATAGGCAGTCAGGTTCGATGCATCTCAAAACCGAACGGTATGGATCAGTGGATGCCTGTCAGTAAGCTTAAAATCAACCTGACTAAGTTCGCTGACAATACATTTACATTGGGAAGTGAGACCAATAATACCTCCTATACGTCTTCAAATAATCAGGCTACAGCAAATATGCTAGATACCATCAACATGCTGCCAACAAAGCGAGAAATTATCGAAGCAGCTATGCGAGATGCTACAGACTTAATTAACGATTATACGACCAGAGGGCATGCGATACACACCCCGAATGAGTTTATTATTTCAGACACGGAAGGCGTTGAAGATGCCACACAACTATGGAGGTGGGGACTTGGCGGCCTGGCACATTATAGTTACGGTTATGATGGTCCGGCAGATGGGGTAGCGATCACGATGGATGGCGAGATCAACGGTAAAATGATTATGGCCGAAAGTATTCTGGCTGAAAGCATTGATATTGGTTATCGGACAGAAGTAGAAACAAAAATAGGGAATGGAGACCAGTACGTTGCCGAAACACTGGAGAATTCGATTAAAAATGTTGAAAATCGCATTGATATGAATGTGTTCAGTACAAAAAATAAGCTAAGTCGTATCGAATATGTAAAGGATGGAGAACAGGAGACAATTTCACTTAGTTCTTTTAAAATAACAGGCGAAGCAACTCTAACGAAAGAAGAGTTTTTGAAATTGAATTGTTTGAAATTAACATTCAGTAATTCAGGGACTATGTACTTGGAGCAGGATTTAGGTTCACTTCCGGCAGGAAATTATCATATTGAACTTACAATAGCTTATCCATCTGATAGCAATGGAAGAGTGAATTATAGACCTAATCAAATCAGTTATGGCTTTTCGGACTGGTGGATAACAGATCCATTGTCTGGATATAAACCAGATACCCTTTATACGTTAAAGACTGATGTTAAGATTACTGCAGAAAAAAAAGCAATACATATTGGAGTAAGCGGCGGCAATGTTGGAATCTGCTATATTACTAATGTTCGTTGCATGAGAGATGTGCGTGAAATGATCGAACATAATGAAGCACAGATTTCTCTCGTGTCAGATTCAATCGCGGCAGAGGTAACTCGGGCGAGCAAATCAGAGGGCAATCTTTCATCAAAGATAACTCAGACAGCGGAAGCAATCACATCTGAGATAGTTCGAGCTAAAGGGGCGGAGTCAACGCTGAGTTCCTCTATAATTCAGACAGCGGAAGCAATCACATCTAAAGTAACCAAAGGGGATGTTGAATCTCTTATAGAGCAAAAAGCGGATAGTATACGAATGAAAGCAGATAAAATATCTTGGGGATCAGTATATTCTGCTATGACCGAAGATGGAAAACTTTCTTGCCGCAATGCAGAAGTTAGCGGAAAGGTGTTGTCAGGAGATAAAAATTCAAGGTGGGTATATTTAGATGGCGAAGGAAGGCTTACGGCAGGATACCAAGACTTAGAATATGGAAGTATTGATGGTTCGTATCCGAACGATGGTCTTTCCATAAACGGTAATAAGATTTTAATACTTGCGGATCATTTTGCCATAGGCACAAATAATCCACAGGTTGGATATGCCACTGCAGCTGATAAAACGATAGAGTATATTTCGAGTATAGATATACAAGACGAGAAAGTAACATATGAAAAAAAGACAATGAGATTCAAAAATGGTATTATGATAATGTCTTAG
- a CDS encoding phage tail tape measure protein, giving the protein MGYDGTLKFDTSIDSSGFQSGLKKINGIASSAMKATAAVIGGGAAAVAGLGVAAIKVGSDFEEQMSRVQAISGATGEDFEKLKAQAVKLGADTAFSAKEAAQGMENLASAGFNTNEIMEAMPGMLDLAASSGEDLASSSDIAASTLRGFGLAASDAGHVADVLAKNAADTNAAVGDTGEAMKYVAPVAHAMGLSFEECTAAIGIMADAGIKGSQAGTTLRGALSRLAKPTKSMKEVMEDLGLSFYDSNGKMKSLSEMVAMLQDKMSGLTDEQKQQALVTLFGQESLSGMLALIDKGPEGISELTASFEDCDGAAAEMAATMQNNLKSQIEQLGGSLESLGIAVYDKLKTPLTETTKAIGEMADELLNAFETNGFDGLVDQFGDSLAQLSQMAMNAAPQMIETGTGLVVGFLESINEQSDQFADSGATLVTSLVDGMIRVSGSLWNTGIILFRKLLEGIAANAPEIGENAASMIAQIVDSLIENIPLMIQAGIDIVDGFIDGIKQEFPQAGSFIDGFFQGFKDTAGPAVQGVVDLIKKIFDVLGKQDPSTLESIGKAVGTIVTAIAGLKIANDVIGGVSNLFGAFGNLSGPVSTFAKGIPKAVEGFQLLKGGAGSLSEVLTLEFPKIGKAVSGIGGAFSKLSGGALSGISSLGSTVSSGIGAVVSTLGGPLTIAIAAAIAGIIAIICNWDAVKEFFTETLPGWWNDTVIPFFQNLVSSIGDWFTSLPEKLGEFVTGILDWFAALPGRIIEAISSLAEKFVEWGTNMLDAAGQAALSIVDGIVNFFKELPYKIGYELGVVIGTLIKWGADAIKWVATEVPKIIQAIVEFFKELPGKIWDWLVNTFNKFVEWGGKMVTKAGETAKNCIDSIVNFFKELPGKVWTWVQNTWDKFKTWGSNMVNSAKKIAKDVINSIINFFKELPGKIWTWLTNTIDKVVQWGRNLVSKAKEAAHDMVTAVIDAVKSLPGKMWDIGSDIVEGVWNGIKSAGRWFRDSVSDFFGGIVDGVKDTLGIHSPSRVFADEVGEWIPPGVGEGVEKAMPKLIDETEDEMALLAKRMQKTVDLETGKISFDKTTTQTYKVAKERAQSFDDKPITAVFEGDIHTHVDLDGKELGDSTTPFVDQNMGRINTHKKRGG; this is encoded by the coding sequence TTGGGATATGATGGCACACTGAAATTTGACACAAGTATTGATAGTTCTGGTTTTCAATCCGGACTAAAAAAGATAAATGGTATCGCAAGTAGTGCCATGAAAGCAACAGCGGCCGTAATTGGCGGCGGTGCGGCAGCCGTTGCTGGCCTCGGGGTTGCGGCTATTAAGGTAGGATCTGACTTTGAAGAACAGATGTCTCGTGTGCAGGCAATATCTGGGGCAACCGGAGAGGATTTCGAGAAATTAAAAGCACAAGCTGTGAAATTAGGTGCAGACACAGCATTCTCCGCAAAAGAGGCAGCACAAGGGATGGAGAATCTTGCAAGTGCTGGGTTCAATACAAATGAGATCATGGAAGCTATGCCCGGTATGCTAGATCTAGCCGCATCTTCTGGTGAGGATCTGGCAAGTTCTTCCGATATTGCGGCTTCCACCCTTCGAGGATTCGGACTTGCCGCATCTGATGCTGGACATGTTGCCGATGTCTTAGCTAAAAATGCGGCAGATACAAATGCAGCTGTAGGAGACACTGGGGAGGCAATGAAATATGTTGCTCCTGTGGCACATGCCATGGGGCTAAGTTTTGAGGAGTGTACCGCAGCTATCGGAATCATGGCTGATGCCGGAATCAAGGGATCTCAGGCAGGTACAACACTTCGTGGTGCGTTATCTCGTCTCGCGAAGCCAACAAAGAGTATGAAAGAAGTCATGGAAGATTTGGGACTTTCTTTTTATGACTCAAATGGAAAAATGAAGTCTCTTTCTGAAATGGTAGCCATGCTTCAGGATAAGATGTCGGGCCTGACTGATGAGCAGAAACAGCAGGCACTGGTTACTTTATTTGGACAGGAGTCATTGTCCGGTATGCTTGCTCTCATAGACAAAGGTCCCGAGGGCATTTCGGAACTTACAGCAAGTTTTGAAGATTGCGATGGTGCAGCAGCTGAGATGGCTGCAACAATGCAGAATAACCTGAAATCCCAGATTGAACAGCTTGGCGGATCTTTAGAATCCCTAGGCATTGCAGTATATGATAAGCTGAAGACTCCACTTACTGAAACAACAAAAGCTATTGGAGAGATGGCTGATGAGCTATTAAATGCCTTTGAGACAAATGGTTTTGATGGACTGGTAGATCAGTTTGGAGATTCCCTGGCGCAACTGTCACAGATGGCTATGAATGCGGCACCGCAGATGATAGAAACCGGTACTGGCTTAGTAGTCGGCTTCTTAGAGAGTATCAATGAACAGTCCGATCAATTTGCTGATTCCGGAGCAACACTTGTTACATCTCTTGTAGACGGCATGATACGAGTGTCAGGAAGTCTTTGGAATACCGGCATTATATTGTTTCGTAAGCTATTAGAGGGAATTGCCGCCAATGCTCCAGAGATCGGTGAGAATGCCGCGTCTATGATTGCACAGATCGTAGATTCGCTAATCGAGAATATTCCCTTAATGATTCAAGCTGGTATAGATATTGTTGATGGCTTTATCGACGGAATCAAGCAGGAATTTCCGCAAGCTGGTAGTTTCATAGATGGATTTTTCCAGGGATTTAAGGATACCGCAGGACCTGCAGTTCAGGGTGTCGTTGATCTTATTAAAAAGATCTTTGATGTCCTCGGCAAGCAGGATCCATCAACGTTAGAATCCATTGGAAAAGCTGTTGGAACTATTGTAACGGCCATTGCAGGACTAAAAATTGCAAATGATGTTATTGGTGGAGTAAGCAATCTTTTTGGAGCATTCGGCAATCTGAGCGGTCCGGTCTCTACATTTGCGAAAGGGATTCCGAAAGCAGTAGAAGGCTTTCAGCTGCTTAAAGGTGGAGCCGGATCGTTATCAGAAGTCCTTACATTGGAGTTCCCAAAGATAGGGAAGGCGGTCTCCGGTATCGGTGGCGCATTCAGCAAGCTGAGCGGCGGAGCACTGAGTGGTATTTCGTCTTTAGGCAGTACAGTGTCTTCTGGGATAGGTGCTGTGGTATCTACTTTAGGCGGTCCACTGACCATTGCAATTGCGGCAGCCATAGCCGGTATTATTGCGATTATATGTAACTGGGATGCAGTCAAAGAATTCTTTACAGAAACGCTTCCGGGATGGTGGAATGATACAGTGATTCCGTTCTTCCAGAACCTTGTTTCCTCAATTGGAGACTGGTTCACATCCCTTCCGGAAAAACTGGGAGAGTTTGTTACAGGAATCTTAGACTGGTTCGCAGCACTTCCAGGTAGGATTATAGAAGCAATCAGTTCCTTGGCAGAGAAATTTGTTGAGTGGGGCACAAATATGCTTGATGCGGCTGGACAGGCTGCGTTGAGTATTGTAGACGGGATTGTCAATTTCTTTAAGGAGTTACCTTATAAGATTGGGTATGAACTTGGAGTAGTTATCGGCACGCTCATCAAGTGGGGTGCAGATGCCATTAAATGGGTTGCAACGGAAGTGCCGAAGATTATACAGGCAATTGTAGAATTTTTCAAGGAACTTCCTGGGAAGATTTGGGATTGGCTGGTCAATACATTTAATAAGTTTGTTGAGTGGGGCGGAAAAATGGTCACCAAAGCTGGTGAAACCGCCAAAAATTGTATTGATAGCATTGTCAACTTTTTTAAAGAATTGCCTGGAAAGGTCTGGACCTGGGTTCAGAACACTTGGGATAAATTCAAGACCTGGGGTTCCAATATGGTCAACTCTGCGAAAAAGATTGCAAAAGATGTTATTAATTCTATTATTAACTTTTTCAAGGAACTTCCCGGTAAGATATGGACATGGCTTACAAATACCATTGATAAAGTTGTACAGTGGGGGAGAAATTTAGTATCAAAAGCAAAAGAAGCAGCTCACGACATGGTAACTGCTGTCATAGATGCCGTTAAAAGTTTACCAGGAAAGATGTGGGATATTGGATCTGACATTGTAGAAGGTGTTTGGAACGGTATCAAGAGTGCTGGTAGATGGTTTAGAGATAGCGTCAGCGATTTCTTTGGTGGAATCGTAGATGGTGTGAAAGATACTCTCGGTATACACTCGCCATCTCGGGTGTTTGCAGATGAAGTCGGTGAATGGATCCCGCCGGGTGTTGGTGAAGGTGTCGAAAAGGCGATGCCGAAGCTAATCGATGAGACCGAAGATGAAATGGCTCTACTTGCTAAGAGAATGCAGAAAACAGTCGATTTGGAGACAGGAAAGATTTCTTTCGATAAGACTACCACACAGACTTACAAAGTAGCAAAAGAAAGAGCTCAATCGTTTGATGACAAGCCGATTACAGCAGTCTTCGAAGGAGATATCCATACACACGTTGATCTTGATGGAAAAGAACTCGGGGATTCAACAACCCCGTTTGTTGATCAGAACATGGGAAGAATTAATACACACAAAAAGAGAGGCGGCTGA